The following proteins are encoded in a genomic region of Arachis stenosperma cultivar V10309 chromosome 4, arast.V10309.gnm1.PFL2, whole genome shotgun sequence:
- the LOC130976065 gene encoding 30S ribosomal protein S17, chloroplastic: protein MWLLQLPSIPKFSTPFLHGGRTLCSAPTATTFPAPSAPCSMPTIRAMKSMQGKVVCATNDKTVAVEVVRLAPHPKYKRRVRKKKKYQAHDPDNQFKVGDIVQLLKSRPISKTKAFVAVSVPKKDSTKNSDIGIPLESQQQA from the coding sequence ATGTGGCTTCTCCAACTGCCGTCAATCCCCAAGTTCTCCACCCCATTCCTCCATGGCGGCAGAACCCTCTGCTCTGCCCCAACCGCCACTACATTCCCAGCACCATCAGCACCGTGTTCCATGCCTACCATAAGAGCGATGAAGTCGATGCAGGGGAAGGTGGTGTGCGCCACTAACGACAAGACGGTGGCGGTGGAGGTTGTTCGTCTGGCCCCTCACCCGAAGTATAAGAGGCGcgtgaggaagaagaagaagtaccAAGCCCACGACCCTGATAACCAGTTCAAGGTTGGTGACATCGTTCAGCTTCTCAAGAGCAGGCCCATCAGTAAGACCAAGGCTTTCGTTGCCGTTTCTGTTCCCAAGAAGGACTCCACCAAGAACTCCGACATTGGAATCCCCTTGGAGTCTCAGCAACAGGCTTAG
- the LOC130976064 gene encoding inositol hexakisphosphate and diphosphoinositol-pentakisphosphate kinase VIP2-like: protein MNKDEVINSDSEAEEEEDGDDIGKNSKPDAKKKGWFSSMLQSTNIFGKTSIDVDRIAAGLQCGSEGFLFMYARWKKLERDLYNERKERFDITQIPDVYDSCKYDILHNAHLNLEGLDELFRVAQALADGVIPNEYGINPKQKLKIGSE, encoded by the exons ATGAATAAGGATGAAGTTATTAACAGTGATAGTGAGGCTGAAGAGGAGGAGGATGGTGATGATATTGGGAAGAACAGCAAGCCTGATGCTAAGAAGAAGGGCTGGTTTTCCTCTATGTTGCAGAG TACAAATATATTTGGGAAGACAAGTATTGATGTTGATCGTATAGCAGCTGGATTACAATGTGGTAGTGAAGGGTTTCTATTTATGTATGCTCGGTGGAAAAAACTTGAAAGAGACTTGTACAATGAACGGAAGGA GCGCTTTGACATCACCCAAATTCCTGATGTCTATGATTCATGCAA ATATGATATATTGCACAATGCGCATCTTAATCTAGAGGGACTGGACGAGCTATTTAGAGTTGCTCAG GCACTTGCTGATGGTGTAATTCCAAATGAATATGGAATTAATCCAAAGCAGAAGCTGAAGATCGGTTCAGAG TGA
- the LOC130976067 gene encoding thioredoxin H2 gives MGGVLSAVLGGDAAAATTEGGSAEDSHVKSFHSSPRFQLHFNELKDSSKLVVIDFSASWCGPCKFIEPHIHAMAENFSDVEFIKLDVDQLPDVAKDFKVQAMPTFVLVKQGKEIDRIVGAKKDELEKKVKQYRA, from the exons ATGGGCGGTGTGCTGTCTGCGGTGCTCGGCGGCGATGCTGCAGCGGCCACGACAGAGGGAGGCTCGGCTGAGGACTCTCATGTGAAATCGTTCCATTCCTCCCCTCGATTTCAGCTCCATTTCAACGAACTCAAAGATTCCTCTAAGCTC GTTGTGATAGATTTCTCAGCTTCGTGGTGCGGACCATGCAAGTTCATTGAACCGCATATTCACGCCATGGCCGAAAACTTCTCTGACGTCGAGTTCATCAAGCTCGATGTCGATCAATTACCT gatgtAGCAAAGGATTTTAAGGTTCAGGCGATGCCGACATTTGTGCTGGTGAAGCAAGGAAAGGAGATTGATAGGATTGTTGGTGCAAAGAAGGACGAGCTTGAGAAGAAGGTTAAGCAGTACCGAGCCTAA